The Apibacter raozihei DNA segment TTTTTCTTTATTTTTAAATGAATCACGTGCATTGTCCAAACGATTATTTAAACGTTTTGCTTCATCTGAATATTCAGATGAAGGATATAATTTTACAAAAGCTTCATAAGATTTAACCGCATCATTAATTCTTCCTTCCTGTAAACGGTGGATCGAATTTACTGCAAGTTCAGTTTTTGCTCTTAAGGAATAAATAAGAATATCTTCTTTAAACTTGGTATCTGGAAAATCTTCCAGCACATTGTCAAAAGAAACAATAGCTGCTTTGTATTCAGTTATTTTATAAAGAGTCTTGGCATTTTCAAATGCTTTCTTTTCCAGTTTTTTGTTCAGATCACTAATCATTTCATTGCAATAAGCAACCTTATCAGAATTCGGATGTCCGTCTATGTAAAGCTGTAATTCACGCAAAGCATCATAGGTATTGGTTTGATCCAGATTGTAATCCGGAGAATTTGAATAATAACAGTAAGCTGCCATATAGGAAGCTTCATCAACTCTACGATCTTTAGGATAGGAAACAACAAAATTTTTAAATTGATGGGCAGCGAGCCTGAAATTTCCATCTCTGTAGTTTAGATTGGCAGTTCGGTAAGCTACTTCAGGAGCTTCATCGGTACCTACCACAAATTTGGCCGCATAATCATACAAGCTTATAGCCTGCGTATATTTCTTTTTTTGCTCATACTCCTCGGCAACTTTGAGTATAAAGTCTTTCTTATCACTTTTTAATGCTTGATTAAGTCGTCTTTCACAGCTTGTCAAAAGCACAAGCGGTAAAATTATAAGAATTAGTCTTTTCATCAGCTTGCAAAAATACATATTTTTAATGTTTTATACAAATAAATATCCATACGTCTTTTAACTCGAAGTTTAAAGAAATATTGTTTATATAAATAATACTATTAAGTTTACTTAAATTTGAAATTATGACAGAACTGATATTTTCTCCAATTCTTTTTCAATAGATGAAATAAGACTTTTAGATGCCGGAATCAGTGGTAACCGGGTATACGGTTTGCATATTCCTTTTACAGATAATAATGCTTTTATACCAGCAGGATTTCCTTCTTTAAATATTAATCTGAATAAACTATGTAGGTCGTAATGTATTTTATAGGCTTCTTCCACCTGTTTATTCTGTCCGAAATGAATCATTTTCGATACCATTTCAGGCATACCTTGTCCTAAAACGGAAATAACTCCGCTTCCGCCGGCAAGAGTCATTGGTAGCGCAAATTCATCATCACCTGAAATTACCAGAAAATCAAACGGTTTATCTTTAATAATATCTGTCGATTGTAAATAATTAGGACTGGCTTCTTTAATGGCAATGATATTGGATACTTCATTCGCCAGCCTCAAGGTAGTGGCGGCTTCCATATTTGAACCTGTTCTTCCAGGGACATTGTACACGATAATCGGTACAGGAGACTGAATGGCAATCGTTTTAAAATGCTGATAAATCCCCTCCTGGGTCGGTTTATTATAATAAGGTGAAACGGATAGCACCGCAGCAAAATCTTCAAGATCTGAATCAATTATTTGTTTCATTACTTCTACAGTATTGTTTCCACCAATTCCAAGAACCAAGGGTAATCTTTTATTGTTACTCTTCTTTATTACCTCGATTACCTGTTTTTTTTCGTCAGAATTTAAAGTAGCTGTTTCTGCTGTAGTACCTAAAACTACCAGATAATCCACTCCATTATCAACATTATAATTTACTAAATTTTCAAGAGAAGGAAAATCAATCGTCCCATCCTCGTTAAAAGGTGTTATTAGTGCAACACCTAAACCTTGTAATGATTTCATAAGAGTAACAATTTGTTCATTTATTGAAAAAGTAAAAATAGAATAATTTTCAAAAAATAAAAAAATTATTTTAAAAGTACTTCTAGTTTCACATTTAGTTGATAAAAGATAGCTATTTCTTTTAAATGGAAAGTAAAAAATTTATTGTGTCTATGCCATCAGCATATTCTGATATATCTGGATTTTGACTTTCACCAAACGGAATAGTTTTAAACGGAAACGCATGGGAGCCGGATACAATACATTGTATTTTATCTGAATGACTATTCATGAAGCTTTCAACTGAAAGAAGGGTGTCGTACCTTGTAAAATACAAAACACCTATGGGACTGTACAGTTCCTCTGAATTTTTAAGCATAATAAAGTTATTGTCCCAGAATTGATCATTATTCATCAAATAAATAGCTTTATTATAATCATAGTTATTAGCGTATTTATTATGGTGGATGACATCCTGCTGTTGAATAAATGATTGAAATAATCGATCCAAATCAAAATTCTCAGGAATAAATACCTGGGTAACACTTCGGCAACCTAAACCAAAATAAGTAAATATATCATTACTTAACTTTATAAGCTCGTCTTCACTTTCATTTCCGGTAAGTATTGCAGCGGAAGTTCTGTTTTTTCTTATAATATGAGGAATGTCTTTGAAATAGTATTCAAAATACCGGGCAGTATTATTACTTCCGGTTGTTATGACAGCATCAAACTTCTCAAGTTTTTCTACAAATTCAAATTCCAGTTCATCACAAAACTCTTTCCATAGATTCAAAATAAAAGGAATCAAAACATTGTCTTTAGACGAAAGTTTAATTTTAGCTTTAAAGCCAAGGAGTAGTACGCATAGGCAGTCATGCAGTCCTACCATAGGAATATTTCCTGCCAGTACAAGACCTATTGTCTTAGTTTGTACATCTTTGTAAGAGTATTTTTCAAGCCAGGAAAAAAGGGTATTGCTTGTCAATACTCTGTCCCAATATTCCAGTGCTGTTAATATATTTTTTTTTGTAAACCATGGGTTTTTAATTTCTGCAAGTCGAAGAGAATTCTCAAATTCAGAATAAGAAGGGGTATCTGTAACCTCATTTTTTATAAATTGATGTAAAACATTTCGTACACCTTCCAGGGACTTTATTCTTAGCTCTAAACTCATTTATAATATAAATTATGTGAAAAAAAATGATTAATTTTGCACAAAAATAAATTAAAAAATAGATATGGCTATAAAAATTACGGATGAATGCATCAATTGTGGAGCATGTGAGCCGGAATGCCCTAATAACGCGATATATGAAGGAGCTGTAGATTGGAAAATGTCAGAAGGTACGAGCTTAAAAGGGATGCTAGTAACTAAAAGTGGTCTTTCCATTGATGCAGATGCCCCCCAAAGGCCAGTATCGGATGATGTTTATTATATTGTAGCAGATAAATGTACGGAATGCAAAGGTTTTCATGAAGAGCCTCAGTGTGCCGCCGTATGTCCGGTAGATTGTTGTGTTCCTGATGAAAATGAAGTAGAATCGGATGAAGAATTGCTGGCAAAAAAAGAATTTTTACATATAGACTAATATTCACCTTAATAAATCACCCAAACTAAACAAAAGAAATATATCTTAACTAATGAAAAAATATAACTTTAGTGCAGGTCCTTCTACATTACCGGAGGAAGTTCTTCAACAAGCAGCACAAGCCGTGCTTGATCTCAATAACAGCGGAACCTCTTTAATAGAAATTTCGCACAGAAGTAAAGATTTTATCGCTATTATGGATGAAGCCCGTGCATTAGCTAAAAAGCTGATGAAACTGGATGACGATCACGAGGTTTTATTTTTACAGGGAGGAGCCAGTCTTCAATTTGCTATGGCACCTTATAATTTATTAAATGATAATTCCAAAGCTGTATATGTGGATAGTGGAAACTTTGCATCAGCAGCTATTAAAGAAGCAAAAAAAATAGGTGCTATTGAAGTTATTGCTTCTTCAAAAGAAAATAATTATACTCAGATACCTAAAGGTTACACAATTCCTGAAGATGCTGCATATTTACATATAACTTCTAATAATACGGTGTATGGAACACAAATGAAATCATTTCCTGAAACGTCTGTTCCTGTAGTATGCGATATGTCATCAGATATATTAAGCAGAGATATAGATTATAACCAGTTTGGAATCATTTATGCCGGAGCTCAAAAAAATTTAGGACCAGCTGGGGTAACAGTAGTCGTAGTAAACAAAAATCTTTTAGGTAAATCTGGAAGAGAATTACCTTCTTCTTTAGATTATCAGGTTCATATAGCTAAAGAAAGTATGGCAAATACACCTCCTGTTTTTGCGGTTTATGCAACATTATTGAATTTAAGATGGTTGGAAAAACAAGGAGGAACTGCGGGTATTGAAAAAAGAAATATAGAGAAAGCAGCACTTCTATATAACGAAATTGACAGAAATCCACTTTTCAGAGGAGTATGCGTTGAAGAAGATCGATCCCTGATGAATGTATGTTTTTTCCTTAATGATGAAGAAAAATACAAAGCAAAATTTGACCAAATGTGGAAAGATGCCAATATTATAGGGGTAGGAGGATATAGAACTGTCGGAGGATACCGGGCCAGTATTTATAACGCAATGCCGGTAGAAGGAGTGGAAGCTTTGGTTAATGTAATGAAAGAATTAGAAAGAACTGCATAAAAATTATATATAAAAACATGAAAATATTACCTAACGATGGAATATCGGCTTCTGCTATAGAAGTTTTGGAAAATAACGGACTGGAAGTTTTAAATCATAAAGTTGCTCAGGAACAATTGGCAAACTTCATTAATGAAAATGGAGTTGAAGTTCTATTGGTAAGAAGTGCTACACAAGTGAGAAAAGAACTTATAGACGAATGTCCTGGACTTAAAATTATAGGAAGAGGAGGAGTAGGTATGGACAATATAGATGTTGCCTATGCAAAGGAAAAAGGAATTCAGGTTATAAATACGCCGGCAGCTTCTTCGCGTTCGGTTGCAGAGCTAGTGTTTGCCCATATGTTTTCACTTTATCGTTATCTTCAGGATTCCAACAGAAATATGCCTCTGGAAGGAGATACTAATTTTTCTGCACTTAAAAAATCATATGGCGGAGCCATGGAATTAGGAGGTAAAACTTTAGGAGTTATCGGGTTTGGACGTATAGGTGTAGAAGTGGTAAAAATCGGTTTGGCACTAGGGATGAAAGTTTTAGTTACAGATGCTGTGGATATAACTAAAACTATAACACTGGATTTTTATGATGGGCAAAAAGTTAATTTTGAAATTTCTACCGTATCTATGGAAGAAGTTCTTAAAAACTCAGATGCAATTTCAGTACACGTACCTAAACAGCCAAAATATGTAATAGGTAAGGAGGAATTAGAAAAAATGAAAAAAAATGCTATCATTGTTAATGCTTCGCGTGGAGGAGTTATAGATGAAGTAGCTTTAGTAAATGCTTTAAATGAAGATAAAATTTTTGGTGCAGCTTTAGACGTTTTTGAAAAAGAGCCTAAACCTGAAATTACCTTATTAATGAATCCTAAATTATCTCTTTCTCCTCACATTGGAGGTAACACTCTTGAAGCACAAGAAAGAGTTGGATTGGAATTAGCCGATCAAATTATTGAATTTTATAAAAAATAATTGAAGATTCGTAAATATATTTTATGCTAAGTTTTAAACCGTTCAAAGGAATTCATGCAAAAGAAGAAAATACTTCTGATTTTCCAATGTATTCTCCTGAAAATTATTCAGAAGAGCAAATTAAATCAAAGCTCAGAGGGAAAACACCCTCTTACGTTGATATAATAAAACCAACCTTTTTTAAAGGAGAAAGTCCCCTTGAAAACAGGTTTAAGAAAGTAAGGAAAAGATTTGAAGATTATCTGAATGAAAATTTTGTTGAAAATGACCCTGCCTCAATATATATTTATGAACAGAAAAAGAGAAACGGAGAAATATTTAAAGGTATTATCGGTTTAATTTCAGTAGATGACTTTAAAGAAAATAATGTTAAAGTTCCGGAACAAACCAATGAACAAAAACAAAAAGTGTTTACTCAGTTTCTGGACATTACTTATTTACAATCTAATCCAGTACTGTTAAGTTATGATTCCAACTCAAAGTTGGAAGTAATGATGGATTTGGAAATGAAAAGTAAGCCTTTAATTCAAATTATAGATGAGCTGGAGATTTCTCATAAGTTATGGAGAGTGAACAATCGGCTAAAACTGGCTCAGTTCAAAGATGCTGTGGAAAAACTTCCTGCTCTGTATCTTGCCGATGGACATTACCGTATGGCAGCTGCTGTAGAGCATTCTGATAAAATTAAAGAAAAAAGTAAGTCTAAAGATTTTTTATTTGATCAGAACCATCATGTAATGTCACTGATTGCTTCCAGCCAATCTATCAGAATTCATGAATATAACCGGTTAATAAAATCTTTAAACGGATTGACACGTGATGAATTATTTGCCAGACTGGAAGAGCATTTCACAATTAATGAAAAAGGAGTACAGCCTTATTTTCCGTCGCATAAACATCATATAAGCATGTATTTTGAAGGAAAGTTTTATGGATTATATATTAAACATGAATTCAGGGGAACACCGGAAGGATTAGGAAATATTGATACTTATCTTTTTAATAAATTTGTTTTAGGGCCTATCTTTGATATTTCAACAAATAAGGAAGAAAAACAAAAGGTTTCTTATATTAAAGGTTCTGGAGATGTAAAAGGAATAACCGATATAAAAGTCGCAGTTGATAACGGCGATTATAAAATTGGGTTTGCATTTTATCCTGTATCTTTTTCAGATTTACAGCTTATTTCTGATTTAGGATTAAAAATTCCGGCAAAAAGTACGTTTATAGAACCTAAAATGCTACTAGGATTATTAATGTTTGACATGAAGTAATCCATGTAGTTATAAAATAAAAATCCGGATTTTTACTAATTTCCGGATTTTTTATTTTATAAATCTAAAGTATTTTCTCAGTTTTTGATAGATTGTATTTGTTTCGCATAAGGAGTATCATCAACAACTTCCCAGTCATATAACTTAGCTGTAGCATATAGTTCTTTTAAATTGGTTATAAGCTGGTTTTGAGCTAATGTTTTTATATTGGATTTTTCAACCTCGTTTTTAATATCATTTTTTCCTTCTTCCATAACCGTATTTAAGTCGGACTTAGAAAAACGATTAAATAAACCGTCCTCCATACTGTAAATTTCAACATTAGGATATATTTGCAATTCGGGAGCAGGAATCGAAATTAAATGAATTTTTTTATGGATAGAATCTATATCAACCTTCATTTTTTTCATATCATAAGTTACCTGAGCTTTAGCCGTTATATATAATACAATATTTTTATTTAAAAAGCTTAAATATCTGGGGTTATAATCATTATATTTTTTGGTACGAAAAGCAGAATAATTTTGCTCAATTACAATCATTTTATTTAGTCTTTGCAGTTCATGGTTTATGATACGTGTATCAGCTACAGTATTTTCACTTCCACTATGTTTAAAAATTAAAAAAATGACTAATGAAACAATTATTACTATTAAAAGAGTGATGGATATTTTTTTTACTAAACTTAACATATTTTTATACATATCAGACAATTAATTATTTTAAAAAGGCAGTATGTAAGTTATTTTTTTCTAGTACTTTTTTTTATTTTTATATGTTTAGGCTTGTTTGTAACTTCATTGAATTTTTTGCCGGTTACTATTTTATAAAGGTCTAATTCAAATGTTTGATTTGGTTTTCCGTTAATTCTTCCTATCTCACAAAGACCGCGTTTTTTATTAATATTTCCTTTATATATAATAAAGGTAGGTATTTCATTAATATTTTTTTGATTTTGTTCTCCGTAAAAACTTTCTTTATTTCTATTGACAGCATATAAAGCTAATTTGCTCTCGGGGAATTTAGAAGTTTCAAGAACCTTCATAAATCTGGGAAGTTGTTTCTGAGTTTCTTCTGACCAGGTGCCTAAAAAAACTTCAATATTATAAAGCTTAAGTCTTGATTTAATTTTTTTTACAACATTGAGATCAGGAGTGTATGAGTCATATTGTTCTGAGTACCAACTATTGAAAACAGAGTCAGAAAGAGCTTCTTGGGTGATTCTTCCCACAAGCATAGGTTCTCCTTCAATATCGATAATTTTTTTATTTACAATAATTCTTTCACTGGTACCACAACTAATTACAAGACTGAAAATGATAAATGAAAATGCAAGTTGCTTTAAATTCATGCGATAATAATTTTTGTAAAGATACAAACTATCATAAATGTTGACAATAATTATCTGTAAATAACCTTCATAAATGAATACTTGATAGTTTATATATGTTTAAATAATGATAGTTGATTTAAAAACTAAACTTTTGTCCAGTCAAAGTGTATAATTATTTTTAATATTCTATCAAATATTAAATAATGTATATTTGTTAAAACCTTAAAAAATGACAAAAGAAAACTTTGCAATATTTATCAAAGATCATTTACCCATCGCAGAACTGGCAGGTATAACATTACAATTTTCCTCAGAAACAGTAGCAAAAACGCAGGTAAGTCTTGCTTTTATAAATCAGAATCCGTTTAAATCCATGTTTTGGGCAGTTCAGGGAATGGCTGCTGAATTATCTTCAGGTGTATTGTGCATAAATGCTATAAATAAATTTAAACATGATATTTCCATGTTGGTAATTAAACAAGAAGCTGAATTCCTTAAAAAAGCGATTGGCACGTTAACGTTTACTTGTGTACAAGGAAAAGAAATAGAAAATATAATAGCAAAATCTATTATTTCTCAAAAGGGTGAATCCATAATTGTTAAATCTGAAGGAATTGATGAATCGGGCGATTGTGTAGCAATCTTTTATTTTACATGGAGCTTTAAAGTTAGGCAATAAAATATTTATAATATGCTAGAGAATTCAAGTATAAACACATTCAATCTAGGATAAAAAGGTTCTATTACGAACCTTTTCTTTATATTTTAAATTTATTCCTATTTATTCCAAAATGGTTATTGGTATAATCATTTCTTCCATTGAAATACCTCCATGTTGATAAGTATCTTTATAGTAATTTACAAAATGATTGTAATTTTTAGGATAGGCAAAGAATTTGTTTTCTTTAACAAAAATATACTTGGAATTAACATTTACTTTAGGCAAATAATACGATTCAGGATTATTAACGACAAAAACATCCTTATCCTCAAATTGTAAATTTTTACCCAGCTTATATCTCAGGTTTGTTGATGATTCTTTATCACCAATTACCCGGCTAGGTTTTTTAACATATATAGTTCCATGATCCGTAGTTATTACAACCTTAAATCCATCTTCGGCTGCTAGTTGAATAATTTTTAAAATACTTGAGTTTTCAAACCATGTATAAGTTAATGAACGAAAAGTCTTATCATCCCTTATAAGTTCATTAACAATATTATTATTTGTCTTTGCATGAGAAAGGATATCAATAAAATTATAGACGATAGTTATAAAATCAGCATTGCTGCTATGCGATTTAAACTCTTCATAAATTTTCCTTTCAAATTCAGCATTTAAAATTTTAAAGTATTTATTTCTGATTCCCTTTAAGCCTAAACGTTGTAACTGCATAGATAATAATTCATTTTCATATTGATTTTTATGCCCTTCATCATTTTCTCCTATCCAATATTCCGGATATTTTTTTTCGATTTCCAAAGGCATTAATCCTGCAAAAAACGAATTTCTTGCATATTGGGTGGCAGATGGTAAAATACTGAAATAAGATTTTTCTTTAGCAGAACTAAAATATTTTGTAAAAAGAGGTTCTATAGTTTTCCATTGATCATATCTTAAATTATCTATCATTAACAATAAAACTTTTTTGTTTTCAGAAATAACAGGACGTATAACTTCTTTAAATGCAGTGTGAGACATAACAGGCTTCTGATCAGAATGTAGCCAGTCGTGATAATTATTTTCAATAAATTTAGAAAATAAATTATTGGCTTCTTCTTTTTGATTCTGAAGTATATGACTCATCTCCAAATCTGAAAGTTT contains these protein-coding regions:
- a CDS encoding outer membrane protein assembly factor BamD; protein product: MKRLILIILPLVLLTSCERRLNQALKSDKKDFILKVAEEYEQKKKYTQAISLYDYAAKFVVGTDEAPEVAYRTANLNYRDGNFRLAAHQFKNFVVSYPKDRRVDEASYMAAYCYYSNSPDYNLDQTNTYDALRELQLYIDGHPNSDKVAYCNEMISDLNKKLEKKAFENAKTLYKITEYKAAIVSFDNVLEDFPDTKFKEDILIYSLRAKTELAVNSIHRLQEGRINDAVKSYEAFVKLYPSSEYSDEAKRLNNRLDNARDSFKNKEKLLNEANDKLDEKNKDLNKERKKIS
- the dapA gene encoding 4-hydroxy-tetrahydrodipicolinate synthase, producing the protein MKSLQGLGVALITPFNEDGTIDFPSLENLVNYNVDNGVDYLVVLGTTAETATLNSDEKKQVIEVIKKSNNKRLPLVLGIGGNNTVEVMKQIIDSDLEDFAAVLSVSPYYNKPTQEGIYQHFKTIAIQSPVPIIVYNVPGRTGSNMEAATTLRLANEVSNIIAIKEASPNYLQSTDIIKDKPFDFLVISGDDEFALPMTLAGGSGVISVLGQGMPEMVSKMIHFGQNKQVEEAYKIHYDLHSLFRLIFKEGNPAGIKALLSVKGICKPYTRLPLIPASKSLISSIEKELEKISVLS
- a CDS encoding acyl-CoA reductase, coding for MSLELRIKSLEGVRNVLHQFIKNEVTDTPSYSEFENSLRLAEIKNPWFTKKNILTALEYWDRVLTSNTLFSWLEKYSYKDVQTKTIGLVLAGNIPMVGLHDCLCVLLLGFKAKIKLSSKDNVLIPFILNLWKEFCDELEFEFVEKLEKFDAVITTGSNNTARYFEYYFKDIPHIIRKNRTSAAILTGNESEDELIKLSNDIFTYFGLGCRSVTQVFIPENFDLDRLFQSFIQQQDVIHHNKYANNYDYNKAIYLMNNDQFWDNNFIMLKNSEELYSPIGVLYFTRYDTLLSVESFMNSHSDKIQCIVSGSHAFPFKTIPFGESQNPDISEYADGIDTINFLLSI
- a CDS encoding 4Fe-4S dicluster domain-containing protein encodes the protein MAIKITDECINCGACEPECPNNAIYEGAVDWKMSEGTSLKGMLVTKSGLSIDADAPQRPVSDDVYYIVADKCTECKGFHEEPQCAAVCPVDCCVPDENEVESDEELLAKKEFLHID
- the serC gene encoding 3-phosphoserine/phosphohydroxythreonine transaminase encodes the protein MKKYNFSAGPSTLPEEVLQQAAQAVLDLNNSGTSLIEISHRSKDFIAIMDEARALAKKLMKLDDDHEVLFLQGGASLQFAMAPYNLLNDNSKAVYVDSGNFASAAIKEAKKIGAIEVIASSKENNYTQIPKGYTIPEDAAYLHITSNNTVYGTQMKSFPETSVPVVCDMSSDILSRDIDYNQFGIIYAGAQKNLGPAGVTVVVVNKNLLGKSGRELPSSLDYQVHIAKESMANTPPVFAVYATLLNLRWLEKQGGTAGIEKRNIEKAALLYNEIDRNPLFRGVCVEEDRSLMNVCFFLNDEEKYKAKFDQMWKDANIIGVGGYRTVGGYRASIYNAMPVEGVEALVNVMKELERTA
- a CDS encoding D-2-hydroxyacid dehydrogenase yields the protein MKILPNDGISASAIEVLENNGLEVLNHKVAQEQLANFINENGVEVLLVRSATQVRKELIDECPGLKIIGRGGVGMDNIDVAYAKEKGIQVINTPAASSRSVAELVFAHMFSLYRYLQDSNRNMPLEGDTNFSALKKSYGGAMELGGKTLGVIGFGRIGVEVVKIGLALGMKVLVTDAVDITKTITLDFYDGQKVNFEISTVSMEEVLKNSDAISVHVPKQPKYVIGKEELEKMKKNAIIVNASRGGVIDEVALVNALNEDKIFGAALDVFEKEPKPEITLLMNPKLSLSPHIGGNTLEAQERVGLELADQIIEFYKK
- a CDS encoding DUF1015 domain-containing protein, with the protein product MLSFKPFKGIHAKEENTSDFPMYSPENYSEEQIKSKLRGKTPSYVDIIKPTFFKGESPLENRFKKVRKRFEDYLNENFVENDPASIYIYEQKKRNGEIFKGIIGLISVDDFKENNVKVPEQTNEQKQKVFTQFLDITYLQSNPVLLSYDSNSKLEVMMDLEMKSKPLIQIIDELEISHKLWRVNNRLKLAQFKDAVEKLPALYLADGHYRMAAAVEHSDKIKEKSKSKDFLFDQNHHVMSLIASSQSIRIHEYNRLIKSLNGLTRDELFARLEEHFTINEKGVQPYFPSHKHHISMYFEGKFYGLYIKHEFRGTPEGLGNIDTYLFNKFVLGPIFDISTNKEEKQKVSYIKGSGDVKGITDIKVAVDNGDYKIGFAFYPVSFSDLQLISDLGLKIPAKSTFIEPKMLLGLLMFDMK
- a CDS encoding DUF4230 domain-containing protein; translation: MLSLVKKISITLLIVIIVSLVIFLIFKHSGSENTVADTRIINHELQRLNKMIVIEQNYSAFRTKKYNDYNPRYLSFLNKNIVLYITAKAQVTYDMKKMKVDIDSIHKKIHLISIPAPELQIYPNVEIYSMEDGLFNRFSKSDLNTVMEEGKNDIKNEVEKSNIKTLAQNQLITNLKELYATAKLYDWEVVDDTPYAKQIQSIKN
- a CDS encoding thioesterase — its product is MTKENFAIFIKDHLPIAELAGITLQFSSETVAKTQVSLAFINQNPFKSMFWAVQGMAAELSSGVLCINAINKFKHDISMLVIKQEAEFLKKAIGTLTFTCVQGKEIENIIAKSIISQKGESIIVKSEGIDESGDCVAIFYFTWSFKVRQ
- the porX gene encoding T9SS response regulator signal transducer PorX codes for the protein MAVKILWIDDEIEMLEPHIIFLKNKGYEVSGINNAADALELIPKGNYQAVLLDENMPGIGGLEALQKIKEIDVRLPVVMVTKNEAEDIMEEAIGEQIADYILKPVNPNQVLLSLKKILKSEEIIEKKTVLNYQQEFRKISMDLMYAQSYEDWVQIYLKLIQWDLKFDKLSDLEMSHILQNQKEEANNLFSKFIENNYHDWLHSDQKPVMSHTAFKEVIRPVISENKKVLLLMIDNLRYDQWKTIEPLFTKYFSSAKEKSYFSILPSATQYARNSFFAGLMPLEIEKKYPEYWIGENDEGHKNQYENELLSMQLQRLGLKGIRNKYFKILNAEFERKIYEEFKSHSSNADFITIVYNFIDILSHAKTNNNIVNELIRDDKTFRSLTYTWFENSSILKIIQLAAEDGFKVVITTDHGTIYVKKPSRVIGDKESSTNLRYKLGKNLQFEDKDVFVVNNPESYYLPKVNVNSKYIFVKENKFFAYPKNYNHFVNYYKDTYQHGGISMEEMIIPITILE